In Tsuneonella dongtanensis, a single window of DNA contains:
- a CDS encoding DUF3667 domain-containing protein: MSEIAGGLADGALVARSVEPHAGESSPGTDGHTHETYCLNCGTELVGPHCHQCGQRGHVHRTISAFLHDLVHGVLHFEGKAWRTLPMLLFRPGKLTREYVRGKRASYISPIALFLFMVLLAFASVSLAGGAVAFGDISANSNIDQEIARVEGELARLETDAPSSASGREERADKIASATRELELLREIKENGLSAELIREASDNRIAETDVRLAPKVEGTAKQPPDDPLNKAWKKAKQNPQLLAYKLQNTAYKFGWLLIPISVPFVWLLFPFSRRYRFYDHTVFVTYSLAFALMLLAIVAGAAAWSAAATVGPIAGLVLLVHMAAQLKGAYELGWGGLMVRLPLLYIFAFASLAIFIVATVALGVL; this comes from the coding sequence GTGAGCGAAATCGCGGGCGGATTGGCGGACGGTGCGCTCGTCGCCCGGTCGGTCGAACCGCACGCCGGGGAATCGTCGCCCGGGACCGACGGCCATACGCACGAGACCTACTGCCTCAATTGCGGGACCGAACTGGTCGGCCCGCACTGCCACCAGTGCGGTCAACGGGGACACGTCCATCGCACGATCAGCGCGTTCCTGCACGACCTGGTGCACGGCGTCCTGCATTTCGAAGGCAAGGCATGGCGTACGCTGCCGATGCTGCTGTTCCGCCCCGGCAAGCTCACCCGCGAGTACGTACGGGGCAAGCGCGCGAGCTACATCAGCCCGATCGCCTTGTTCCTGTTCATGGTGCTGCTGGCCTTCGCGTCGGTTTCGCTCGCCGGCGGCGCGGTGGCGTTCGGCGACATTTCCGCCAACAGCAACATCGATCAGGAAATCGCGCGGGTCGAAGGGGAACTCGCCCGCCTCGAGACGGACGCCCCCTCGTCCGCATCCGGAAGAGAGGAGCGGGCCGACAAGATCGCAAGCGCCACCCGCGAGCTGGAGTTGCTGCGCGAGATCAAGGAAAACGGGTTATCGGCGGAGCTGATCCGGGAAGCGTCCGACAATCGCATCGCCGAAACCGATGTCCGGCTTGCCCCCAAGGTCGAAGGCACCGCGAAGCAGCCGCCCGACGACCCCCTCAACAAGGCCTGGAAGAAGGCCAAGCAGAACCCCCAGTTACTGGCCTACAAGCTGCAGAACACCGCCTACAAGTTCGGCTGGCTGCTGATCCCGATCAGCGTCCCGTTCGTCTGGCTGCTGTTTCCCTTCAGCCGCCGATACCGGTTCTACGACCACACCGTCTTCGTGACCTATTCGCTGGCATTCGCGCTGATGCTGCTTGCGATCGTCGCGGGGGCGGCGGCGTGGAGCGCGGCGGCGACGGTCGGGCCGATCGCCGGGCTGGTCCTGCTCGTCCACATGGCCGCACAGTTGAAGGGTGCCTACGAACTCGGTTGGGGCGGCCTGATGGTCCGCCTGCCCTTGCTCTACATTTTCGCTTTTGCCAGCCTCGCGATATTCATCGTCGCGACGGTCGCGCTCGGAGTTCTCTAG
- the gdhA gene encoding NADP-specific glutamate dehydrogenase gives MAVSDHVDFNQFMEGVKRRNSHQPEFVQAVQEVAEDIFDFIQDKEAYHEAQILRRIAEPDRVVSFRVCWEDDNGNIRVQRGWRVQNNNAIGPYKGGIRFHPSVTESVLKFLAFEQTFKNALTGLPMGGGKGGSNFNPKGKSVREIMRFCQSFMTELYRHIGADVDVPAGDIGVGGREIGYMFGQYKRITNQFTGVLTGKGLEWGGSLIRTEATGYGAVYFLANMLATKGQDLTGKTAVISGSGNVATHAAEKIVQLGGKVLTLSDSGGFIHDPDGIDQEKIDWVKTHKTHRRGRIEDYVNEFKGASFHAGKTPWGVKCDVAMPCATQNELLGEDAKTLVANGCIAVSEGANMPTDLAGVHVFKDARILFAPGKASNAGGVAVSGLEMSQNSERRAWKEEELQQMLKDIMSGIHATCQRYGDQGGGYIDYVKGANIGGFKKVADAMLAFGVV, from the coding sequence ATGGCCGTTTCCGACCACGTCGATTTCAATCAGTTCATGGAAGGCGTGAAGCGCCGCAACTCGCACCAGCCGGAGTTCGTCCAGGCGGTGCAGGAAGTCGCCGAGGACATCTTCGACTTCATCCAGGACAAGGAAGCGTACCACGAAGCGCAGATCCTGCGCCGTATCGCCGAGCCCGACCGGGTCGTGTCCTTCCGCGTCTGCTGGGAAGACGACAACGGCAACATTCGCGTCCAGCGCGGCTGGCGCGTGCAGAACAACAACGCGATCGGCCCGTACAAGGGCGGCATCCGCTTCCACCCCTCGGTGACCGAAAGCGTGCTCAAGTTCCTCGCCTTCGAGCAGACCTTCAAGAATGCGCTCACCGGCTTGCCGATGGGCGGCGGCAAGGGCGGCTCCAACTTCAATCCCAAGGGCAAGAGCGTGCGCGAGATCATGCGCTTCTGCCAGAGCTTCATGACCGAGCTCTATCGCCACATCGGTGCCGACGTCGACGTGCCGGCAGGCGACATCGGCGTGGGCGGGCGCGAGATCGGCTACATGTTCGGCCAGTACAAGCGCATCACCAACCAGTTCACCGGGGTGCTGACCGGCAAGGGCCTCGAATGGGGCGGCTCGCTGATCCGCACCGAGGCGACCGGCTACGGGGCGGTCTATTTCCTCGCCAACATGCTGGCGACCAAGGGGCAGGACCTGACCGGCAAGACCGCGGTCATCTCGGGTTCGGGCAATGTCGCCACCCACGCGGCGGAAAAGATCGTCCAGCTCGGCGGGAAGGTCCTGACGCTGTCCGATTCGGGCGGCTTCATCCACGATCCCGACGGCATCGACCAGGAGAAGATCGACTGGGTGAAAACCCACAAGACCCACCGCCGCGGACGGATCGAGGACTACGTGAACGAGTTCAAGGGCGCCAGCTTCCACGCGGGCAAGACCCCGTGGGGCGTCAAGTGCGACGTCGCCATGCCCTGCGCGACGCAGAACGAACTCCTTGGCGAAGATGCCAAGACGCTCGTCGCCAATGGCTGCATCGCGGTCAGCGAGGGCGCCAACATGCCGACCGATCTCGCCGGCGTGCACGTGTTCAAGGACGCCAGGATCCTGTTTGCGCCGGGCAAGGCATCGAACGCGGGCGGCGTGGCGGTGTCGGGCCTCGAGATGAGCCAGAACTCCGAACGCCGCGCGTGGAAGGAGGAAGAGCTCCAGCAGATGCTCAAGGACATCATGAGCGGCATCCACGCCACTTGCCAGCGCTACGGAGACCAGGGCGGCGGTTATATCGACTACGTGAAGGGTGCGAACATCGGCGGCTTCAAGAAGGTGGCCGACGCGATGCTGGCGTTCGGGGTGGTCTGA
- a CDS encoding adenylate/guanylate cyclase domain-containing protein — translation MATGLLRKGWRNVREAGPRRLALTGVLVFIALIVARFGWGFTPDSELPVVSPAERAVYDFRSYLVADKNRIEQDQRVVMVVYDDQTLAELRKRSPLDRGLLARALANLDTMGAKAIGIDILFDQPQDEDDELVAALRAMRTPVAVGYANQATNEGSIEWEQEQYLNAFLARLEGSNAKPASVRLSDLFNVTRIWPEIRDDLPPVLGRRMIEEAGDGASTLPGYTGSIAYRLTRNTEEIPEFTSLPIQTLADPALREALKPAIEGRYVLIGGDIVDTDRVSTSLSEWSGAIEPPGLQVHATMIAQMLDRKALPKPLPITLWAFALLFVMMAVLTGLLEWGSWRIYALLGAQFVVMLGVPFVLAFRGVDTYGLPAVGWVIGWILAFTAVTSAARTAGAVQRNFAQGALGKYLPREMAEEIIEHPELLALHGEKRDICVVFSDLEGFTKMSHALQPEQVAKLVNRYLSLLSNAVLDNGGVLDKFVGDAVVAFWGAPIARPDDAERAARAAHAIWLAGEEFRSEVAAAEPHLPPIGRTRVGAHFGEAVVGNFGGENRIQYTALGDSMNTAARLEAANKSMHTKVLASRELVSRSGLDWWRPMGRIVLRGRKQPVEVFDIAPEWSAEDRAELGEAIGIAPTDAQAAVNRINALQERYGNDIAIENLLHRIRNLNEEGAYVLS, via the coding sequence ATGGCCACCGGGCTACTCCGGAAGGGCTGGCGCAACGTGCGCGAGGCCGGACCGCGGCGGCTCGCCCTCACCGGCGTGCTCGTTTTCATCGCCCTTATCGTCGCGCGCTTCGGCTGGGGCTTCACGCCGGACAGCGAACTGCCCGTGGTGAGCCCGGCCGAGCGTGCGGTGTACGACTTCCGCAGCTATCTCGTCGCCGACAAGAACCGGATCGAGCAGGACCAGCGCGTCGTCATGGTCGTGTATGACGACCAGACCCTGGCGGAACTGCGCAAGCGTTCGCCGCTCGACCGCGGATTGCTGGCCAGGGCGCTGGCGAACCTCGACACGATGGGCGCCAAGGCGATCGGGATCGATATTCTGTTCGACCAGCCGCAGGACGAAGACGACGAGCTGGTCGCCGCGCTGCGGGCGATGCGGACACCAGTGGCCGTCGGTTATGCCAACCAGGCAACCAACGAGGGCAGCATCGAGTGGGAGCAGGAGCAGTACCTCAACGCTTTCCTCGCCCGGCTCGAAGGGAGCAATGCGAAGCCCGCGAGCGTCCGCCTGAGCGACCTGTTCAATGTCACCCGCATCTGGCCCGAAATTCGCGACGACCTGCCGCCAGTGCTGGGGCGGCGCATGATCGAGGAGGCCGGGGATGGAGCCTCCACCCTTCCCGGGTACACCGGCTCGATCGCCTACCGCCTGACGCGCAACACCGAAGAAATCCCCGAGTTCACTTCGCTGCCGATCCAGACCCTGGCCGACCCAGCCCTGCGCGAAGCCCTCAAGCCGGCGATCGAGGGACGCTATGTCCTCATCGGCGGCGACATCGTCGATACCGACCGGGTGTCGACCTCGCTGAGCGAATGGTCGGGCGCGATCGAGCCGCCGGGTCTTCAGGTCCACGCGACGATGATCGCGCAGATGCTCGACCGCAAGGCATTGCCCAAGCCGCTGCCGATCACGCTCTGGGCCTTCGCGTTGCTCTTTGTCATGATGGCGGTGCTGACCGGGCTGCTCGAGTGGGGCAGCTGGCGGATCTACGCGCTGCTCGGCGCGCAGTTCGTGGTCATGCTCGGGGTCCCGTTCGTGCTCGCGTTCCGCGGGGTTGATACCTACGGCCTGCCGGCGGTGGGGTGGGTCATCGGCTGGATCCTGGCCTTCACCGCGGTCACCTCGGCCGCGCGCACCGCGGGCGCCGTCCAGCGCAATTTCGCCCAAGGAGCGCTGGGCAAATACCTGCCGCGCGAGATGGCCGAGGAGATCATCGAGCATCCCGAACTCCTGGCGCTCCATGGCGAGAAGCGCGACATCTGCGTCGTGTTCAGCGACCTTGAGGGGTTCACCAAGATGAGCCACGCGCTCCAGCCGGAGCAGGTGGCCAAGCTGGTCAATCGCTACCTCTCGCTGCTGAGCAACGCGGTGCTCGATAACGGGGGCGTGCTCGACAAGTTCGTGGGCGACGCGGTGGTCGCATTCTGGGGGGCGCCAATCGCGCGGCCCGACGATGCCGAACGCGCGGCCAGGGCCGCGCACGCGATCTGGCTGGCGGGAGAGGAATTCCGGTCCGAGGTCGCCGCCGCCGAACCGCACCTTCCGCCGATCGGGCGGACCCGCGTGGGCGCGCATTTCGGCGAGGCGGTCGTCGGCAACTTCGGCGGCGAAAACCGGATCCAGTACACCGCGCTCGGCGACAGCATGAACACGGCCGCGCGACTCGAGGCCGCGAACAAGAGCATGCACACCAAGGTGCTCGCCAGCCGCGAACTGGTCAGCCGCAGCGGGCTCGACTGGTGGCGACCAATGGGCCGGATCGTGCTGCGCGGACGCAAGCAGCCCGTCGAGGTGTTCGACATCGCCCCGGAGTGGTCGGCAGAAGACCGCGCGGAACTGGGCGAAGCGATCGGGATCGCCCCCACGGATGCGCAAGCGGCGGTTAACCGAATAAATGCTCTACAGGAGCGCTATGGAAATGACATTGCTATCGAAAATTTGCTACACCGCATCCGGAACCTCAACGAGGAGGGGGCCTATGTCCTTTCGTAA
- a CDS encoding multiheme c-type cytochrome, translating to MAAGAAYAAGGQYLGVASCAGSTCHGRAEGNGAVVRQDEIATWQEPSSASGAHSRAYAVLSSLRGRQIAATLGIEATSSGECLQCHATPAPAAARGPRFQLSDGVGCEGCHGPAERWLATHYTVGGNHASNLAAGLVPLENPQVRARQCLDCHFAGSEPGQFVTHRVMAAGHPRLSFELDLFSALQQHHDVDADYVRRKGDLSSVRLWAVGQAEAVRREMAVFRDPARNSQGLYPEFFFFDCHSCHRAITDGPQRRLTFETNPGRPIRFGTPPFNDENIIMLSVAARTLAPAQAAKFDEATAAFHRSMGQGRAEVAAAAQRLEAAAGALSDALSQRGYGGNDAFRVVAAIADRTTAPRFTDYAGSAQAVMAIDTLLNAMVREGRITVGAAAGIRASVNRAYGAVESPESYNPAGFRSALGQAARSIEALQ from the coding sequence ATGGCCGCAGGCGCGGCCTACGCAGCCGGCGGGCAGTATCTCGGAGTGGCGAGCTGTGCGGGGTCGACCTGCCACGGCCGCGCCGAAGGCAACGGTGCCGTCGTCCGGCAGGACGAAATCGCGACATGGCAGGAGCCGAGCAGCGCCTCGGGCGCGCACAGCCGGGCCTATGCAGTGCTAAGCTCGCTCCGCGGTCGGCAGATCGCGGCGACGCTGGGCATCGAGGCGACGTCATCGGGCGAATGCCTGCAGTGCCACGCGACCCCTGCCCCGGCGGCAGCGCGCGGTCCGCGGTTCCAGCTGTCCGACGGAGTCGGCTGCGAAGGATGCCACGGTCCGGCCGAGCGCTGGCTTGCGACCCACTACACCGTCGGCGGCAACCATGCGAGCAACCTTGCCGCAGGCCTCGTCCCGCTGGAAAATCCGCAGGTCCGCGCGCGCCAGTGCCTCGACTGCCATTTCGCGGGCTCGGAGCCCGGTCAGTTCGTCACGCACCGGGTCATGGCCGCAGGTCACCCGCGCCTGTCGTTCGAGCTCGACCTGTTCTCCGCCCTTCAGCAGCATCACGACGTCGATGCCGATTACGTGCGCCGCAAGGGCGACCTGTCGAGCGTGCGGCTCTGGGCGGTCGGCCAGGCCGAGGCCGTGCGGCGCGAGATGGCGGTGTTCCGCGATCCCGCGCGCAACAGCCAGGGCCTCTACCCTGAATTCTTCTTCTTCGATTGCCACAGCTGCCACCGGGCGATCACCGACGGACCGCAGCGCCGCCTGACGTTCGAGACCAATCCGGGCCGGCCGATTCGCTTCGGCACCCCGCCCTTCAACGATGAGAACATCATCATGCTGTCGGTCGCGGCGCGCACGCTTGCACCGGCGCAAGCCGCGAAGTTCGACGAAGCGACGGCGGCGTTCCATCGTTCGATGGGCCAGGGCCGCGCCGAGGTTGCGGCCGCTGCGCAGCGGCTGGAAGCCGCGGCGGGCGCCTTGTCCGACGCGCTTTCGCAGCGCGGATACGGCGGCAACGACGCGTTCCGCGTAGTCGCGGCGATCGCCGATCGCACGACCGCACCGCGCTTCACCGACTACGCCGGCTCGGCCCAGGCCGTGATGGCGATCGATACGCTGCTCAACGCGATGGTCCGCGAAGGCCGGATCACCGTGGGCGCCGCCGCGGGTATCCGCGCCTCGGTCAACCGGGCCTATGGCGCGGTGGAAAGCCCCGAAAGCTACAATCCCGCCGGGTTCCGTTCGGCCCTCGGGCAGGCTGCGCGCAGCATCGAGGCTCTCCAATGA
- a CDS encoding heme-binding protein — protein MRVSPRVASLSIALLLLGSCGGGGSGSGSGGGATAGPAPTPPATPTTLYSAPAQESLSVADVQRIIAQAAGEADARRRPATIAVTDRVGNVLGVFVMNGTINRSLTSRLTALGVLNDVDVDLQGTNVDSVIASISKALTGAYLSSGGNAFSSRTASMIVQSNFPPAPNTVGLESGPLSGVQFSQLPCSDLNTRFLPAGGPAAFIGPKRAPLGLAADPGGFPLYKNGVLVGGIGVMADGDYAFDSNVVDLQIDDEEAIALAGLQGFAAPDSITADKITVDGATLRYSDMRVTDLSPLKTDFAAIQGRIGLLVAVTGYNNGPIIAGTPYGTEASGYRFATSAEFAFPDAFVLSNGSGGNRYPIRGGTDAGSVAQPLTAAESRAILEEAYRIMSRSRAQIRRPLDSRAQVTISLVDTNGSVLGIVRAPDAPLFGTDVSLQKARTVTFFSGPFAAQQLIDNPDAEVAGYVTRARTFFNDQTALTGKWAFGARSIGNLARPHFPDGEAGRPEGPFSRPIEDFNPFATGLQVALIKSNVLQHALFTEGKPFNDTAQQCTLIPPAPNNQRRLANGIQIFSGGVPIYRGGVLVGGIGVSGDGIDQDDMISFLGVHNGAARVGSISNAPANIRADQIVIPVGAGVRLRYVNCPFAPFLDTNDQNACQGL, from the coding sequence ATGAGGGTCTCTCCCCGGGTCGCTTCGCTTTCGATAGCGCTGCTGCTGCTCGGCTCGTGCGGCGGCGGCGGCAGCGGCAGCGGCTCGGGCGGCGGTGCGACCGCGGGACCGGCGCCGACCCCGCCGGCGACTCCGACGACGCTCTATTCGGCCCCGGCACAGGAATCCCTGAGCGTTGCCGACGTCCAGCGGATCATCGCCCAGGCTGCCGGTGAAGCCGACGCGCGCCGCCGTCCCGCAACGATCGCCGTAACCGACCGGGTCGGCAACGTGCTCGGCGTGTTCGTGATGAACGGCACGATCAATCGATCGCTGACGAGCCGGCTGACCGCGCTCGGCGTGCTCAACGATGTCGATGTCGACCTGCAGGGCACCAACGTCGACTCGGTCATCGCCTCGATCTCCAAGGCGCTCACCGGGGCCTATCTCTCGAGCGGCGGAAACGCATTTTCGAGCCGCACGGCGAGCATGATCGTGCAGTCGAATTTCCCGCCCGCACCGAACACGGTCGGGCTCGAAAGCGGGCCGCTGTCGGGCGTGCAGTTCAGCCAGCTGCCCTGCTCCGATCTCAACACGCGCTTCCTGCCCGCCGGGGGGCCGGCGGCGTTCATCGGACCCAAGCGCGCGCCGCTGGGTCTCGCCGCCGACCCGGGCGGCTTCCCGCTCTACAAGAACGGCGTCCTCGTCGGCGGCATCGGCGTGATGGCGGACGGCGACTATGCCTTCGACAGCAACGTCGTCGACCTCCAGATAGACGACGAGGAGGCGATCGCGCTTGCAGGCCTGCAGGGCTTCGCTGCGCCCGATTCGATCACCGCCGACAAGATCACGGTCGATGGCGCGACGCTACGCTACAGCGATATGCGGGTGACGGACCTGAGCCCGCTCAAGACCGATTTCGCCGCGATCCAGGGACGGATCGGGCTGCTCGTCGCGGTCACCGGATACAACAACGGGCCGATCATCGCCGGGACGCCCTATGGCACCGAGGCCAGCGGATACCGGTTTGCCACTTCGGCCGAGTTCGCCTTTCCCGACGCATTCGTGCTGTCGAACGGAAGCGGCGGCAATCGCTACCCGATCCGCGGCGGCACCGATGCCGGCTCGGTCGCTCAGCCGCTGACGGCCGCCGAATCGCGCGCGATCCTCGAGGAAGCCTACCGGATCATGAGCCGGTCGCGCGCGCAGATCCGCCGCCCGCTCGACAGCCGCGCGCAGGTGACCATCAGCCTGGTCGATACCAACGGCAGCGTGCTCGGCATCGTGCGCGCGCCCGATGCACCGTTGTTCGGGACCGACGTCTCGCTCCAGAAGGCAAGGACGGTGACGTTCTTCTCGGGACCGTTTGCGGCCCAGCAGCTGATCGACAATCCCGATGCCGAGGTCGCCGGCTACGTCACCCGGGCGCGCACGTTCTTCAACGACCAGACGGCGCTGACGGGCAAGTGGGCGTTCGGCGCGCGTTCGATCGGCAACCTCGCCCGCCCGCACTTTCCCGATGGCGAAGCGGGACGGCCCGAGGGCCCCTTCTCGCGTCCGATCGAGGACTTCAATCCGTTCGCGACCGGCCTGCAGGTTGCGCTCATCAAGTCCAACGTCCTGCAGCATGCGCTGTTCACCGAAGGAAAGCCGTTCAACGATACGGCGCAGCAGTGCACCCTCATCCCGCCCGCGCCCAACAACCAGCGGCGGCTCGCCAACGGGATCCAGATCTTCTCTGGCGGCGTGCCGATCTACCGGGGCGGCGTGCTGGTCGGCGGTATCGGCGTATCGGGCGACGGTATCGACCAGGACGACATGATCAGCTTCCTGGGCGTTCACAACGGGGCCGCGCGGGTGGGTTCGATCTCCAATGCGCCCGCCAATATCCGCGCCGACCAGATCGTGATCCCGGTCGGAGCGGGCGTGCGCCTGCGCTACGTCAACTGTCCGTTCGCACCGTTCCTGGACACCAACGACCAGAACGCCTGCCAGGGTCTCTAG